The Moorena producens PAL-8-15-08-1 genomic interval CCTAAATTTAGCATCTTTGAGCCTGAATAAGCCACAAACTGAGCGTAGCACCTGGGCATGAAATAGTAGTCTCAACTGCTCTGGATGCAGAAATCCCTTAGTCTTCAAGTACAGACCAATAGGTTTATTGGCCGGACATCGGTTTACCTGTTCATTGATTACCTCAGGGCTCAGCCAACCCCGCTGACACATCATTTTCAGCAGGCATTGGTTATCCAGACGATGGCTAACTGCCAAGATCCGACCTTGGCGCAGTAGAATATGTCGAGCTTTTATTTCTTGACTATGCCTACTTAGCTTGAATCGGAGGGTTAGTAATCCAGTTTTGTTTCCTTGATCGAGGAACTGAAACAATTCTGGGAGGGAAAATTCCGCTAAAGAACTCGTGATAGCCATTACTTGCCAATAAGAAAGAAAGTCACCTATTACTAGGCTTAAGTTTATTGATAGTCACAATACATAATGAATAATCTATTTTTTTTGATCGATTTTTTCGGATTTTATATTAAAGTTATTAAATTTTAATTATTTGACAATACAATTCTAACCATTGGGTTAGTAATTCCCTAAGTGTAAAGTAAAAAAATTCTATCTTATGACTGATGCGTAAAATTAAGATATAAGCATCACAGAGGAGAGGTTCAGCAGGCTTTCTGACATTGGCAATCTGAAATTGGCAATAGGCTTAACTCAAACCTGGGGCTTATATAGTTTTCCCAGTATAGCGACTTGCCGTTAACACCATAGGTATCTTGAGTTACCTAAAATCAAAAGGATTTGTTAAATTATTCAAATCACAGCCACCATTTCTACCAAAAATCCTAGGTAATACATTATCTTGAACTAGCTGTCAAGATAAAATTCACCCACCCTACTCTAAGCAGTGGCAACCTTTCATCTCGTTGCTGTGGCACTTTAGCTAGAGTTTTGTTTCATAAATTCCTGGAATGGTCTGGTGAGGCTCTAAAGCTACCTTCAACTCTGGAATCACCCGCTTGATTTCCAGCATCAGCACCCCCTGTTTAGCTGCCTTGGTGGCTAAGACTAATAGAACAGCATACTCCCCACAGTTGGTTAGTATACCATAACCTTTATTACCTTCTACGAAAATGCGGTCTAGAATACCTCTGGACAATTCCGAGCCAATCCGTTCACCTAGGGATAACATAGCAGCTGACATGGCTGATACTCGTTCTTCATCCATCTCGCTCGGTAAACTGGATGCTATAGGCAGTCCATCAGGAGAAACTAAAGCAGCTCCTTGAACCTCACTGGTGCTGGTAACAAAATTTTGGATAATGGTCTCCAGCTTGGCGGTATTAATGGTCATGGTTATCCATTCCTCATCAAAACGTTACTGCTCAATCGAATTTTTCGAAAATAGAGTGATAGGGAAAGTCTAGCCAATTATCAAGGTCTAATTGCCATACTCGGTCGTTGCAGTAAATTCGTCGGAGATCTGGCTTGGGTTCGGATATTAGGAACTATAAGCCCAAAGGTACACAAGACCTATGAAACCTTCTCCCCCAGATCAGGAAGCCTAGTGTCAGACTATGGCATAGACTCGGGTCAAATGAGCTATAATTCAGACTTTGTGGTGCCTGAAATTGCCTGGGTCGGGTTACTGGCGGGGGATTTTAATCCTAGTCAAGTGCTGGTAAAACAGCACATATCATCCGTGAGGCTGAGAATCTAAGACTATCACGCGCCAGGGTTTAGCCGGATAAGTAACTTAATTGAACTAGTATTATAGACAAAAACTATGCGAACTCATTATTGTGGTGAACTCCGAAACCAGCACATTGGTGAAACTGTTACCCTCTGTGGCTGGGTCTCGAAACGTCGTGACCATGGAGGTGTCATCTTCTTGGACCTACGAGATATTCGTGGTGTTGTCCAAATTGTTAGTGACCCTGAGCGTACCCCTGATTCCTATAACGATGCCGATCACCTGCGCAATGAATATGTAGTAAACGTTACCGGACGAGTTACTAAGCGTCCTGACGAGTCCCTTAATCCGAAATTGCCTACTGGCGAGGTAGAAATTTACGCTGATCACATTGAACTGCTCAATAAAGTGCGTAAGCAGTTGCCATTTCAGGTGTCCAGTGCTGATACTGAGTCAGTGCGAGAAGACTTGCGGCTGAAGTATCGCTATTTGGACTTAAGACGCGATCGCATGAGCAAAAACCTGCAACTGCGCCATCAGGTGATTAGAGGAATTCGCCGTTACCTGGAAGATGAACAAGGCTTCATCGAAGTGGAAACCCCAGTGCTAACTCGTTCCACTCCCGAAGGTGCTAGAGACTATCTTGTCCCCTCCCGTGTTAATCCGGGTCAGTGGTACGCTCTGCCCCAATCCCCCCAATTGTTTAAGCAGCTGTTGATGGTATCGGGTCTGGATCGATACTACCAGATTGCCCGATGTTTCCGGGATGAAGACCTCAGAGCTGACCGACAGCCAGAGTTTACCCAGTTGGACATGGAAATGTCGTTTATGTCCCAAGAGGAAATTCTCCAGCTTAATGAGACATTAGTATGTCACATTTTTAAAACAGTCAAAGGTATTGATATCCCCAGACCATTCCCCCGCCTCACTTACGCTCAAGCCATGGAACGCTACGGAAGTGATAAACCCGATACTCGCTTTGGCTTAGAACTAGTCAATGTCTCTGATTTGATGAAAGATTCTGGCTTCAAAGTCTTTTCCGGTGCAGTAAAGAGTGGGGGTGTAGTCAAAGTTCTACCTATTCCTGGTGGTAATGAAGCTATATCGAATGTCCGGATTAAACCAGGCGGTGACTTATTCAAAGAAGCAAGCGAAGCTGGTGCTAAGGGGATAGCTTACATCCGGGTGCGAGAAGGAGGTGAAATTGATACCATCGGGGCGATTAAGGATAACCTAAGTGATAGCCAAAAACAGCAGTTATTAGAGGCAACTGGTGCTACTGCTGGTCATTTGCTGTTGTTTGGTGCTGGTTCAGCTGACATCGTTAATAAAACCCTCGACCGCTTACGACTTGTGATTGGTCAAGAATTGGGATTAATTGATTCAACAAAGATTAACTTACT includes:
- a CDS encoding roadblock/LC7 domain-containing protein, with amino-acid sequence MTINTAKLETIIQNFVTSTSEVQGAALVSPDGLPIASSLPSEMDEERVSAMSAAMLSLGERIGSELSRGILDRIFVEGNKGYGILTNCGEYAVLLVLATKAAKQGVLMLEIKRVIPELKVALEPHQTIPGIYETKL
- the aspS gene encoding aspartate--tRNA ligase codes for the protein MRTHYCGELRNQHIGETVTLCGWVSKRRDHGGVIFLDLRDIRGVVQIVSDPERTPDSYNDADHLRNEYVVNVTGRVTKRPDESLNPKLPTGEVEIYADHIELLNKVRKQLPFQVSSADTESVREDLRLKYRYLDLRRDRMSKNLQLRHQVIRGIRRYLEDEQGFIEVETPVLTRSTPEGARDYLVPSRVNPGQWYALPQSPQLFKQLLMVSGLDRYYQIARCFRDEDLRADRQPEFTQLDMEMSFMSQEEILQLNETLVCHIFKTVKGIDIPRPFPRLTYAQAMERYGSDKPDTRFGLELVNVSDLMKDSGFKVFSGAVKSGGVVKVLPIPGGNEAISNVRIKPGGDLFKEASEAGAKGIAYIRVREGGEIDTIGAIKDNLSDSQKQQLLEATGATAGHLLLFGAGSADIVNKTLDRLRLVIGQELGLIDSTKINLLWVTDFPMFEWNADQKRLEALHHPFTAPHPDDLDDVKTARAQAYDLVWNGVEIGGGSLRIYQPEIQQQVFEAIGLSEEEANSKFGFLLEAFDYGAPPHGGIAYGLDRLVMLLAGEESIRDVIAFPKTQQARSLLTDAPGAVDDKQLKELYVASTYHDEE